A region from the Lemur catta isolate mLemCat1 chromosome 7, mLemCat1.pri, whole genome shotgun sequence genome encodes:
- the LOC123642642 gene encoding 60S ribosomal protein L22-like, which translates to MVPMKNLVAKGGKKRSRRCTLDCTYPLELIMDATNFEQLLQERAKMNRKAGNLSGGVVTFKKSKITVTSEGYLFSFYFLFWGISFFKRYLKYITKNYLKKNNQYIWLYIVAKSK; encoded by the exons ATGGTGCCCATGAAAAACCTTGTGGCAAAGGGAGgcaaaaaaagaagcagaaggtGCACCCTTGACTGCACCTACCCTCTAGAACT AATCATGGATGCTACCAATTTTGAGCAGCTTCTCCAAGAGAGAGCCAAAATGAATAGAAAAGCTGGGAATCTCAGTGGAGGAGTTGTAACCTTCAAAAAGAGCAAGATCACTGTAACTTCTGAGggatatcttttttcattttattttttattttgggggatatcttttttcaaaaggtatttgaaatatatcactaaaaattatttgaagaagaACAATCAATATATTTGGTTGTACATAGTTGCTAAAAGTAAATAG